The following coding sequences lie in one Silene latifolia isolate original U9 population chromosome 5, ASM4854445v1, whole genome shotgun sequence genomic window:
- the LOC141657942 gene encoding protein RALF-like 19: MATKLWLIVLVLALVIAAEATSYDDATWGMTRVTSGDGGLPAMRMCNGQVGDCIGDEEMLDSEPGRRQLARVRRFISNDALRRDRVPCNRRGQSYYYCRGNARANPYRRGCTYITHCARDLH, from the exons ATGGCTACTAAATTGTGGCTAATTGTTCTTGTCTTAGCCTTGGTCATTGCGGCCGAGGCGACTTCCTATGATGATGCCACTTGGGGAATGACTCGCGTAACCTCTGGCGATGGCGGCCTCCCCGCCATGCGCATGTGCAATGGTCAGGTTGGAGATTGTATTGGTGATGAGGAGATGTTGGACTCTGAGCCTGGTCGTCGACAATTGGCTCGTGTTAGAAG GTTCATAAGCAATGATGCATTGAGGAGGGACAGAGTCCCATGCAACCGCCGGGGACAATCATACTACTACTGCAGGGGCAACGCTAGGGCAAACCCTTACAGAAGGGGTTGCACCTACATCACCCACTGCGCTAGGGATCTTCACTAA
- the LOC141657944 gene encoding secreted RxLR effector protein 78-like: MGSLVSESQNAFIPGRYISDNILLAHETIHRILSHKKGKHGRCAFKADMSKAYDRIKWDFLEAVLMRFGFPPKLVQLIMNCVTTVSYEVLFNGAPLPRFQPHCGLRQGDPLSPYLFILCMEVLGGQIE, from the coding sequence ATGGGATCTCTGGTGAGTGAATCACAAAATGCCTTCATTCCTGGCCGGTATATCAGTGATAATATTTTACTTGCTCATGAGACTATTCATCGTATACTGAGCCATAAAAAAGGAAAACATGGTCGGTGTGCTTTTAAGGCGGACATGAGTAAAGCTTATGATAGAATTAAATGGGATTTTTTGGAGGCAGTTCTCATGCGGTTTGGCTTTCCACCAAAATTAGTACAACTGATTATGAATTGCGTTACGACGGTTTCTTATGAGGTCCTTTTTAATGGTGCTCCGCTGCCTCGTTTTCAACCGCATTGTGGTTTGCGCCAAGGTGATCCTTTATCTCCGTACCTTTTTATTCTTTGTATGGAGGTACTTGGAGGGCAGATTGAGTAG
- the LOC141656383 gene encoding uncharacterized protein LOC141656383, whose protein sequence is MSRGTQKLIQDVKKFADFQYKIFSKQYGHHVIDIVEFPLKLVLSPFTLAFSIAGSAPRGFGIPEFISKASYSAIFLVATLGTWDIALELGKKVICQRDCRTCCGWQALRCTMCRGAGQVHYRVKPLAIKSGGKATVESVADAIANNQAELLHIPAAIDPHTPLPSKECPTCDGTGVMKCPECKGNIQIRISADDIMEPPWKAYNVLKKMDYPYEHIVHSMKDPSIAAFWLLTMPQIVGGFNFDDEVKQKIWWEYKESRRYDEIRDVVAQRKPGWEHLQEGLIALDPERARDDPVVIKNVPYYKAKKALEMEVMKLDPPPRPKKWGELNLPLDSSSWSKEDLKDPKKLYEMTVLLNAQREMADKILDAQWEAKWRQEKMNELLEEKVRPYIQYAEKIGLSEPIIMHPPDENKKRKTRQRRWWLF, encoded by the exons ATGTCAAGAGGCACACAAAAACTGATACAAGATGTCAAGAAATTTGCAGATTTTCAATACAAAATCTTCTCAAAACAATATGGTCATCATGTAATTGATATCGTTGAGTTTCCATTAAAGCTAGTTCTTTCTCCTTTTACTTTAGCTTTTAGTATTGCTGGTTCTGCTCCTCGTGGTTTTGGTATCCCTGAATTCATCTCCAAAGCTTCTTATTCCGCCATTTTT CTTGTTGCTACTCTTGGAACTTGGGATATCGCGTTGGAGCTGGGAAAGAAGGTGATATGTCAGAG AGACTGTCGAACTTGTTGCGGATGGCAGGCACTACGATGTACAATGTGCAGGGGGGCTGGCCAAGTACACTATCGAGTAAAACCATTAGCTATAAAGAG TGGAGGGAAAGCAACGGTTGAGTCAGTTGCAGATGCAATCGCCAATAATCAGGCTGAGCTACTTCACATTCCTGCAGCCATTGATCCGCATACACCATTGCCCTCTAAGGAGTGCCCTACTTGTGACGGAACT GGTGTGATGAAGTGTCCAGAATGCAAGGGTAATATACAAATTCGAATTTCAGCTGATGAT ATCATGGAGCCTCCATGGAAAGCCTATAATGTTCTGAAGAAGATGGATTATCCGTATGAG CATATCGTCCACAGCATGAAAGATCCAAGCATTGCAGCGTTTTGGCTGCTTACCATGCCCCAGATTGTTGGTGGATTTAACTTTGATGACGAAGTAAAGCaaaaaatttggtgggaatacAAG GAGTCTAGACGCTATGATGAAATTCGAGATGTGGTTGCTCAACGAAAGCCTGGCTGGGAACATCTACAAGAA GGCCTAATTGCACTTGATCCAGAACGCGCTAGAGATGACCCCGTCGTAATCAAGAATGTCCCTTACTATAAGGCGAAGAAGGCATTGGAGATGGAGGTCATGAAGCTTGATCCTCCCCCTCGACCAAAAAAGTGGGGT GAGTTAAATCTTCCATTAGATTCATCTTCTTGGAGCAAGGAGGATCTCAAAGATCCAAAGAAGTTGTACGAGATGACCGTTCTTCTTAATGCTCAGAGGGAGATGGCTGACAAAATTTTGGATGCACAGTGGGAGGCAAAGTGGCGTCAAGAGAAG ATGAATGAGTTGTTGGAGGAGAAGGTGCGACCATATATTCAATACGCGGAGAAGATTGGATTGTCGGAACCAATCATCATGCATCCACCCGATGAGAATAAAAAG AGGAAAACACGTCAACGACGATGGTGGCTGTTCTGA
- the LOC141655793 gene encoding protein DETOXIFICATION 19-like, whose amino-acid sequence MELNKRSNDNPEDVEPLVGQGSPIHMARVWSGTRDMDIEEARGQIMLALPMVLTNVFYYLIPLVSVMFVGHLGELELASSTLANSWATVSGFAFMLGLSGALETLCGQGYGAQLYNMMGIYLQASCAISFLFSILISILWWYTEPILISLDQRPDISKQASTYMRYLIPGIFAYGTLQNILRFLQTQSVVLPLVICSLIPLLLHIILAYLLVHCTSLGYKGAPLATSIAFWIAIGMLMMYMRSAKNLERTWTGFSRKALSYCHVSTNLKLALPSAGMVCLEYWAFEILVFMAGLMPNSETSTSLIAICVNTEAIAYTFTYGLSAAASTRVANELGATRPSKAKHAMGVTLKLSVVLTTSLLLAFGFGHSLWARSFSSEPDIIKAFASMAPFVCVSIFLDSIQGILSGVSRGCGWQHLTMFINLGTFYGIGMPIAWLLAFKFKLYAKGLWIGLICGLSSQCGTLFVVTCLKKWIAVDFSTHEGEPLPTRSSYIGST is encoded by the exons ATGGAGCTCAACAAGAGAAGCAACGATAACCCTGAGGATGTCGAGCCATTGGTGGGACAAGGATCGCCGATACACATGGCAAGAGTGTGGTCGGGGACGAGAGATATGGATATTGAGGAGGCAAGGGGACAAATAATGCTAGCCTTGCCCATGGTACTCACCAATGTGTTCTACTACTTAATCCCACTTGTTTCAGTCATGTTTGTTGGTCATCTTGGTGAGCTTGAGCTTGCTTCTTCCACTCTTGCCAATTCTTGGGCTACTGTCTCGGGTTTCGCCTTCATG CTAGGCCTAAGTGGTGCACTAGAGACACTATGTGGACAAGGATATGGAGCACAACTATACAACATGATGGGCATATACCTACAAGCATCTTGTGCAATTTCCTTCCTATTTTCCATCCTCATTTCGATACTATGGTGGTACACCGAACCTATCCTTATATCACTCGATCAAAGACCGGACATCTCAAAACAAGCCTCTACCTATATGAGATACCTTATCCCAGGAATATTTGCATACGGAACTCTCCAAAACATCTTACGGTTTCTTCAAACACAGTCCGTGGTTTTACCCTTAGTTATCTGTTCTTTGATACCGCTTTTGTTACATATCATATTAGCCTATTTGTTAGTCCATTGTACTTCTTTGGGTTATAAAGGCGCGCCTTTGGCTACTTCAATCGCTTTTTGGATCGCCATTGGTATGTTGATGATGTATATGAGGTCGGCTAAGAATTTGGAGCGAACTTGGACCGGGTTTTCGAGAAAAGCGCTGTCGTATTGTCATGTTTCTACTAATCTCAAGTTGGCTTTGCCTTCTGCTGGTATGGTATG TTTGGAGTATTGGGCTTTTGAGATCCTGGTTTTTATGGCTGGCCTAATGCCAAACTCCGAAACAAGCACGTCTCTTATCGCGATATG tgtaaATACTGAAGCCATTGCTTACACTTTTACCTATGGCCTGAGTGCTGCAGCCAG CACAAGGGTGGCTAATGAGCTAGGAGCAACAAGACCGAGCAAAGCCAAGCACGCTATGGGGGTAACATTGAAGTTGTCAGTGGTCCTAACCACATCCCTTCTTCTAGCATTTGGGTTCGGACATAGCCTTTGGGCTCGGTCCTTTAGTAGTGAACCCGACATTATCAAGGCCTTTGCTTCAATGGCACCTTTTGTTTGTGTTTCCATTTTTTTGGATTCAATTCAAGGCATCTTATCAG GAGTAAGCAGGGGATGTGGATGGCAACATCTAACAATGTTCATAAACTTGGGTACCTTTTATGGTATTGGAATGCCCATAGCTTGGCTGCTTGCCTTCAAATTTAAGCTTTATGCTAAG GGACTTTGGATCGGGTTGATATGTGGGTTGTCCTCACAATGTGGGACGCTTTTCGTGGTAACTTGTCTGAAGAAATGGATCGCGGTCGACTTTTCTACTCATGAAGGTGAACCTTTGCCTACTAGAAGTAGTTACATAGGTTCAACATAG
- the LOC141655792 gene encoding protein DETOXIFICATION 19-like: MRYDMWLSKVVDVKEAKKQIDFAMPMVLTNVSNYMFPLVAVMYVGHLGELQLAASTLANSWAGVTGFAFMTGLSVALETLCGQAYGAKNYKMLGIYLQTSCIISTIFSILISIMWWYTEHILVNFLHQNPQVSKEASIYMRHLIPGIFAFGIFQNMMRFLQTQSVVWPLVICSTIPLLGHIGLVYVLVRLTPLGFRGAPIAISVSLWISVAMIMVYVSTSKKLKGTWRGMSKECFGFVFVNLKLALSSAAMVCLEYWAFEFLILAAGLLPNSETSTSIVAMSIGTQSISYSITYGLSAATSTRVSNELGAMRPDLAKHAMGVTMKLSIALTAIILLALGFGHEKWASLFSDNINIINSFSSMTPLMCISISLDSIQGVLSGVSRGSGWQNLTTFINLSSYIGICIPVACLLAFKLQYHAKGLWVGLICGIGSQTLALFLVTYFKKWSALELHDNDTLIPNSIELERLRFVNVDEEQTIEKLPLL, from the exons ATGAGGTACGATATGTGGTTAAGCAAGGTTGTAGACGTGAAAGAGGCAAAAAAACAGATTGATTTCGCGATGCCAATGGTGTTAACCAATGTGTCTAACTATATGTTCCCGCTTGTCGCGGTCATGTATGTCGGACACCTTGGTGAGCTTCAACTTGCTGCTTCTACTCTTGCCAATTCTTGGGCCGGAGTTACCGGGTTCGCTTTCATG ACAGGGCTAAGTGTAGCACTAGAGACATTATGTGGACAAGCATATGGAGCCAAAAACTACAAAATGTTGGGAATTTATCTACAAACATCATGCATTATATCAACAATATTCTCAATATTAATATCAATAATGTGGTGGTACACAGAGCATATCCTAGTAAATTTCCTACATCAAAATCCTCAAGTTTCTAAAGAAGCAAGCATTTATATGAGACATCTTATTCCAG GAATATTTGcatttgggatttttcaaaataTGATGAGGTTTCTACAAACACAATCTGTTGTTTGGCCTTTGGTCATTTGCTCAACTATCCCTTTGTTAGGCCATATTGGCCTTGTTTACGTCTTGGTTCGACTCACACCGCTCGGGTTTCGTGGAGCTCCGATTGCAATCTCGGTTTCGTTGTGGATATCGGTTGCAATGATTATGGTTTATGTGAGTACTTCTAAGAAATTGAAGGGAACTTGGAGAGGAATGTCTAAGGAgtgttttggttttgtttttgttaacTTGAAGTTGGCTCTATCTTCTGCTGCTATGGTCTG TCTGGAGTATTGGGCATTTGAGTTTCTGATATTAGCAGCAGGGCTTTTGCCAAATTCTGAGACAAGCACATCTATTGTCGCAATGAG TATAGGTACACAATCAATTAGTTACAGCATTACCTACGGTTTAAGTGCGGCAACAAG CACAAGAGTATCAAATGAGCTTGGAGCCATGAGACCGGACCTAGCTAAGCATGCAATGGGTGTAACAATGAAGCTCTCAATCGCGCTAACGGCTATTATACTTCTAGCATTAGGGTTCGGACACGAAAAATGGGCTAGCTTGTTTAGTGATAACATCAACATTATCAACTCTTTTTCATCAATGACTCCTTTAATGTGCATCTCAATATCGTTGGACTCTATACAAGGCGTTTTATCAG GAGTTAGTAGGGGAAGTGGATGGCAAAATTTAACAACCTTCATAAATTTGAGCTCTTACATCGGCATATGCATCCCGGTCGCTTGCTTGCTTGCCTTTAAGCTCCAATATCATGCCAAG GGACTTTGGGTTGGCTTAATATGTGGAATTGGATCACAAACTCTTGCTCTTTTTCTAGTAACTTACTTCAAGAAATGGAGTGCACTTGAGTTGCATGATAATGATACATTAATTCCTAATTCAATTGAATTAGAAAGATTAAGATTTGTAAATGTAGATGAAGAACAAACTATTGAGAAATTACCATTACTTTGA
- the LOC141657943 gene encoding uncharacterized protein LOC141657943: MGDQQYSETIEHIFRDCPLSSRVWAGTALGIRVEGTAMIPLGDWVINWIRFLGNLEECDSRTLVFLATLWGLWTTRNNAVFRGDQVMPCVLLQSIASNVEVYLQSKLNEKEYNEKMQGRVTHSLGTDDIHNIKDGHPVYMVGRRGHCRGIRIKVDAGWLKTLDAAIGWVAYDSDGIIIETGSRKTKVNRLCKRALGISEVLQWAVGKGFLHLEVVSDCLPLICQIAGFAGVHHGIKGMLQDFKDFYASFHCLSFAYITRNLNVVAHGLASRAMRL, from the coding sequence ATGGGGGATCAACAATACAGCGAGACAATTGAGCATATCTTTAGAGATTGTCCTTTATCTTCCAGAGTTTGGGCAGGCACGGCCCTCGGGATTCGGGTCGAAGGCACTGCGATGATCCCGCTTGGTGATTGGGTCATAAACTGGATCCGGTTTTTAGGTAATTTGGAGGAGTGTGACAGTCGAACTTTAGTCTTCTTGGCAACCTTATGGGGCCTTTGGACTACTCGCAATAATGCGGTCTTTAGAGGAGATCAGGTTATGCCGTGCGTACTTCTCCAGTCAATCGCTAGCAATGTTGAGGTATATCTACAATCTAAACTGAATGAGAAGGAGTACAATGAGAAGATGCAAGGACGTGTGACACATTCGTTAGGAACTGATGATATACATAATATTAAGGATGGTCACCCAGTTTATATGGTTGGTAGACGGGGTCATTGTAGAGGTATTCGGATAAAGGTGGATGCTGGATGGTTGAAGACCTTGGACGCGGCAATAGGGTGGGTGGCGTATGATAGTGATGGGATAATCATTGAGACCGGAAGTAGGAAGACTAAGGTCAATCGGCTCTGCAAGCGGGCGTTAGGTATCTCTGAAGTTCTTCAATGGGCCGTCGGTAAGGGATTTCTTCACCTTGAGGTAGTGTCGGATTGTCTACCCTTAATTTGTCAGATTGCAGGTTTTGCTGGAGTTCATCATGGCATCAAAGGCATGCTACAGGACTTCAAGGATTTTTATGCGTCTTTTCATTGTCTAAGTTTTGCTTACATTACTAGAAATCTTAACGTTGTAGCACATGGTCTCGCCTCTCGGGCCATGCGATTGTAA